GGGCGGCGGCCGCGCGCGGTGCAGGGCGTCGGATGCGGGGCGCCGGGTGCAGGGCGTGGAGGGTGGGCGACTGGGGACGTCCCGTCCGCCGCGACGTGCGCACCCCACGACCCGCGCGGAGGGGGCATGATGGAGCCATGACACGCGCCGGCCCCCCGTCGTCCTGGCTCGCGCGCGGGCGGCGGCCGCGGGCGCGAGCGGGCCTGACGCTCGTCGAGCTGCTGGTCGGCCTCGCGCTCCTCGGCGTGCTGGCCGGCGTCGCGGCGCTGGCGCTGCCGACCGACCGGTTCACCGTGCACGGGGAGGTCGAGGGGGTCGCGCGGCTCCTGCAACGCGCGAAGTTCCACGCGCTCGAGCGGGGCCGGTGGGTGTGGGTGGAGATCGACGACGCCGGCGACCGCGTGATCGTACGGAGCGGCGAGACGCCGACCCTGGCCGAC
Above is a genomic segment from Trueperaceae bacterium containing:
- a CDS encoding GspH/FimT family protein, coding for MTRAGPPSSWLARGRRPRARAGLTLVELLVGLALLGVLAGVAALALPTDRFTVHGEVEGVARLLQRAKFHALERGRWVWVEIDDAGDRVIVRSGETPTLADADVRVEARRVAAGGAPLTLEVEGVATPVALVFDPRGTGQGLLEAGAASAATTFEVTVRHGGTDYARTLAVNRYAETEVVP